Proteins encoded in a region of the Hymenobacter swuensis DY53 genome:
- a CDS encoding replication initiation protein has product MQQDTTPLTSLAIRQHNAITTARYDYSACQLDILFYVLSKLKKDDSLDTQYCIYVKDIENLTGRTWNYQQLREATADMGSRMFEVENAQVYKQIWMFQKVEYIKGKGYLEIELSRHIRPYLYELKDNFTSYQLHSALKLTSKYAKRIYQLASQWKDIGETKAYELDEFKLMLKLKDPTGKEPEQFQNISQLKARVLDIAVRQINEHTDLQIDYQLQKKGRAFTGVRFYVRKQQPQQLPIPFTDTHDDTRTQLAHQHLDTLGIAQPELVQQILSSSKLVDELFKFIYKLKTEKVKADRNPGGLFLKMQGLR; this is encoded by the coding sequence ATGCAACAAGATACTACTCCGCTGACCTCGCTGGCCATTCGTCAGCACAACGCCATCACCACGGCGCGCTACGACTATTCTGCCTGCCAGCTGGATATCCTGTTCTACGTACTCTCCAAGCTCAAGAAAGACGACAGCCTCGATACACAGTACTGTATCTACGTAAAGGATATTGAGAACCTGACGGGCAGAACCTGGAATTACCAGCAACTGCGTGAAGCAACAGCCGACATGGGCTCCCGCATGTTCGAGGTAGAGAATGCCCAGGTGTACAAACAGATATGGATGTTTCAGAAAGTAGAGTACATCAAGGGCAAAGGGTACCTAGAGATTGAGTTATCCCGCCATATACGGCCTTACCTCTACGAATTGAAGGACAACTTCACGTCGTATCAACTGCACTCGGCGCTCAAGCTGACCAGCAAGTATGCTAAACGCATCTACCAACTGGCCTCGCAGTGGAAGGATATTGGGGAAACCAAAGCATATGAGCTGGATGAGTTCAAGTTAATGCTGAAGCTCAAGGATCCTACCGGCAAAGAACCGGAGCAGTTTCAGAATATCAGCCAACTCAAGGCCCGGGTGCTGGACATTGCCGTGCGCCAGATCAACGAGCATACCGACCTGCAGATTGACTACCAGCTGCAAAAGAAGGGGAGGGCCTTCACTGGCGTACGCTTCTACGTGCGGAAGCAACAGCCTCAGCAACTCCCGATTCCGTTTACCGACACCCACGACGACACACGCACCCAACTAGCCCATCAGCACCTGGATACGCTTGGTATAGCACAACCCGAACTTGTGCAACAGATACTGAGTTCAAGCAAGCTGGTGGATGAGTTGTTCAAGTTCATATACAAGCTCAAAACCGAAAAAGTGAAGGCAGATCGCAATCCAGGGGGGTTATTCCTAAAAATGCAAGGACTACGCTAA